The following coding sequences lie in one Thermosulfuriphilus ammonigenes genomic window:
- a CDS encoding cytochrome c3 family protein, producing the protein MRKRITALVLTVAGLFLLTVIFVACAQQMEKASVEREKAPAPTVQVKEEEKAPSEEGPPLKVAKVEEPAPAVASEAETKPEKKAPAGAELYEQEVKPLTPAECARCHYPIFKTLKESKSKHRFMCTNCHEKFHRYNPKKQNWDEIMPKCQNCHGLKHGKDFPNCLECHKEPHSPRDINFETLLQTRAVKVKGKEEQVVLCAICHKNESGEMQAHPSKHNEVGCQGCHADKHGYIPNCLDCHEPHVEGQKFEDCLVCHSPHSPKNIKQYPEETPREVCGSCHTEIYQNLQTNHTKHSELYCATCHVRHGQIPKCQDCHGLPHTEALHKKFPNCLNCHIDPHNLPVMNR; encoded by the coding sequence ATGAGAAAAAGAATCACGGCTTTAGTTCTAACAGTTGCAGGTCTTTTTTTGCTGACAGTTATATTTGTGGCTTGTGCCCAACAAATGGAAAAGGCCTCGGTGGAGCGGGAGAAAGCCCCAGCTCCCACTGTCCAGGTGAAGGAGGAGGAAAAAGCGCCTTCTGAGGAAGGTCCGCCTCTTAAGGTAGCCAAGGTTGAAGAGCCTGCTCCAGCCGTGGCTTCAGAGGCAGAGACCAAGCCGGAGAAGAAGGCTCCGGCCGGGGCAGAGCTCTATGAGCAGGAGGTTAAACCCCTTACCCCGGCAGAGTGTGCTCGCTGTCATTATCCGATTTTTAAAACCCTTAAAGAAAGTAAGAGTAAACACCGTTTTATGTGCACCAACTGTCACGAGAAATTTCACCGTTACAATCCCAAAAAACAGAACTGGGATGAGATCATGCCCAAATGTCAAAACTGTCATGGTCTCAAACATGGAAAAGACTTTCCTAACTGTCTTGAGTGCCACAAAGAACCCCATTCACCTCGGGATATAAATTTTGAGACCCTCCTTCAGACTAGAGCGGTAAAAGTAAAGGGTAAGGAAGAACAGGTGGTCCTTTGTGCCATCTGCCATAAGAACGAGTCAGGGGAGATGCAGGCTCATCCGAGCAAACACAATGAGGTTGGCTGTCAGGGATGTCATGCTGACAAGCATGGTTATATCCCCAACTGCCTTGATTGCCATGAGCCCCATGTAGAGGGTCAAAAATTTGAAGACTGCTTGGTCTGTCATTCACCCCACAGCCCGAAGAATATCAAGCAGTATCCAGAAGAGACGCCAAGGGAGGTCTGCGGTTCTTGTCATACGGAGATCTACCAGAATCTCCAGACTAACCATACCAAACATTCAGAGCTTTATTGTGCCACCTGTCACGTGCGTCATGGCCAGATTCCCAAGTGCCAAGACTGCCATGGTCTGCCGCACACGGAGGCCTTGCACAAGAAATTCCCCAACTGCCTGAATTGTCATATTGACCCGCATAACCTTCCGGTAATGAACAGATAG
- a CDS encoding ABC transporter ATP-binding protein, giving the protein MGVPVLEFRQVSKGFGGLMALYDLNFSLMEAEILGLIGPNGAGKTTAINLASGLIKPQSGQIFLAGEDITGLPPWRIASLGLARSFQHLEILEDFSVLENVMVGLHRRGQAGFLAALFRLPGAVREEKKLREEALAVLEALGLKSLAFKIAGTLPYGLQRQVVLARAWASRPRVILLDEPAAGLNAAEKKQLIRNIRHIQSAGCAVLLVEHDMALVMEVCERLLVLNHGRLIAQGPPREIQRHPEVVKAYLG; this is encoded by the coding sequence ATGGGTGTGCCGGTTTTGGAATTTAGACAGGTGAGCAAAGGCTTTGGGGGTCTAATGGCCCTTTATGACCTTAACTTCTCTCTTATGGAGGCTGAGATACTGGGGCTTATTGGTCCCAATGGAGCCGGTAAAACCACGGCTATCAATCTAGCCAGTGGCCTTATCAAACCCCAAAGCGGTCAGATCTTCCTGGCCGGAGAGGATATAACCGGTCTTCCTCCCTGGAGAATTGCCTCCCTGGGGCTGGCTCGAAGCTTTCAACATCTGGAAATCCTGGAAGACTTTTCGGTCTTGGAGAATGTTATGGTCGGGCTCCATCGGCGAGGCCAAGCAGGTTTCCTGGCCGCCCTTTTTCGTCTTCCGGGGGCCGTAAGAGAAGAGAAAAAACTTCGGGAAGAAGCCCTGGCCGTCCTGGAAGCCCTGGGACTTAAGTCCTTAGCCTTTAAAATAGCCGGAACCTTGCCCTATGGACTCCAGCGTCAGGTAGTCTTGGCCAGAGCCTGGGCCTCCAGGCCGCGGGTTATTCTGCTGGATGAACCTGCCGCCGGATTAAACGCCGCCGAAAAGAAGCAACTTATTCGCAACATACGGCACATCCAGAGTGCCGGATGTGCCGTCCTTCTGGTAGAACACGATATGGCCCTGGTTATGGAAGTCTGTGAACGTCTTCTGGTCCTTAATCATGGACGACTTATCGCCCAGGGCCCCCCACGGGAAATACAGCGTCATCCAGAGGTTGTTAAGGCCTATCTAGGATGA
- the truD gene encoding tRNA pseudouridine(13) synthase TruD produces MRIKQTPEDFCVEEVVDLSPELEGPYSFYRLTKRGANTVDVLRDIARKLHRRWEEIAYGGLKDRHALTIQYITIKSGPTRDLKGQNWRLEYLGRSPHPMGKSHLLGNRFRLIVREVKLEEEKIRQELELIERFGIPNYYDDQRFGSARHGQGFVAKEAIRGNYPRALYLLLAQASKWDEKKVRRFRKCLTERWPEIGPCLSLAPSRWEREIVFFLSQGKISKTRARRAFSLVDREFLILVAQAYQSFIWNECLKEFLKQMKVKTWPIPYCVGNHLFYRELPPPAFEQLKELEIPTVSPKLRPEGQMLKVIERVLKREGIDSVNSFRTKAKGMIFKTLKRRAIVFPQELAMKKSESSVYLEFFLPKGSYATVLLKRLLTLPQSI; encoded by the coding sequence ATGAGGATCAAACAGACCCCCGAGGATTTCTGTGTCGAAGAGGTGGTTGATCTCTCCCCCGAGCTTGAAGGACCATATTCTTTCTACCGCCTGACCAAAAGGGGAGCCAATACCGTAGACGTTCTCCGGGATATTGCCCGTAAACTCCACCGCCGCTGGGAAGAGATAGCCTACGGGGGGCTTAAAGACCGCCACGCCCTGACCATCCAGTACATCACTATAAAAAGCGGTCCGACCAGAGACCTGAAGGGACAAAACTGGAGGCTGGAGTACCTTGGACGTAGCCCTCACCCTATGGGTAAATCTCACCTTTTGGGGAACCGCTTTCGGCTGATTGTTAGGGAGGTAAAGCTTGAAGAGGAAAAAATTCGTCAAGAATTGGAACTTATTGAACGTTTTGGGATTCCTAACTACTACGATGATCAGCGCTTTGGCTCTGCCCGACACGGTCAGGGATTTGTGGCCAAAGAGGCTATAAGGGGTAATTACCCCCGGGCCCTTTACCTTCTTTTGGCCCAGGCCAGCAAGTGGGACGAGAAAAAGGTCCGCCGCTTCCGAAAGTGCCTTACCGAAAGATGGCCAGAGATAGGCCCTTGCCTATCACTGGCTCCCAGTCGCTGGGAAAGAGAGATAGTTTTCTTTCTCTCCCAGGGGAAGATATCCAAAACTCGAGCCAGACGGGCCTTTTCTTTAGTTGATCGCGAATTTCTTATCCTTGTAGCCCAAGCATATCAAAGCTTTATCTGGAATGAATGTCTTAAGGAGTTCCTCAAACAGATGAAGGTCAAAACCTGGCCGATTCCCTACTGTGTGGGAAACCATCTTTTCTATAGAGAACTTCCTCCCCCAGCCTTTGAACAATTAAAAGAACTGGAGATTCCCACTGTCTCCCCAAAACTTAGGCCAGAAGGTCAAATGCTCAAGGTTATAGAGCGGGTCTTAAAAAGGGAAGGGATAGACTCAGTAAACTCTTTTCGAACCAAGGCTAAGGGGATGATTTTTAAAACTCTAAAGCGACGGGCTATTGTCTTTCCTCAAGAACTGGCCATGAAAAAGTCGGAATCCAGCGTGTATCTTGAATTTTTCCTTCCTAAGGGGAGTTACGCTACGGTTCTTCTCAAAAGACTTCTGACTCTTCCCCAAAGCATCTAA
- a CDS encoding branched-chain amino acid ABC transporter permease, with the protein MGGPEIAQFLLAGIMNGAIYALVALGFCLVEASTKIVNFTQGDFLTLGGMVMFSLLNQAHLPYPLAFALTIVTVAGVGFLLERLALRPARSKDVLTLVFITIGASIFLRGIIKLTWGKEPHSLPGLPGREAISLLGATTSAQGLWILAITGAIVLGLHLFFSRSLWGKAIRAVASNRQAASLVGIPVSLMIAGSFALAGALGAAAGVLITPITTVSFDTGVVIGLKGFAAAVLGGYGHFGGAILGGIVLGVSETIAAGFISSALKDAIAFVVLLLVLFFRPQGLLGALPSERA; encoded by the coding sequence ATGGGTGGCCCAGAGATAGCCCAATTCCTCCTGGCCGGAATCATGAACGGGGCCATTTACGCCCTGGTAGCCCTGGGATTCTGCCTGGTGGAGGCTTCAACCAAAATAGTCAACTTCACTCAGGGAGATTTTCTCACTCTGGGAGGAATGGTTATGTTTAGCCTCCTCAACCAGGCCCACCTGCCCTATCCTCTGGCTTTTGCTCTGACCATTGTCACCGTGGCCGGAGTAGGATTCCTCCTAGAACGTCTGGCCCTTCGCCCGGCCAGATCCAAAGACGTCCTAACCTTGGTCTTTATCACCATTGGGGCTTCTATCTTTTTGCGAGGAATAATCAAGCTCACCTGGGGCAAAGAGCCTCACAGTCTTCCGGGCCTTCCCGGTAGAGAGGCAATTTCCCTTCTCGGGGCCACTACGTCCGCCCAGGGCCTCTGGATCCTGGCTATTACCGGAGCCATTGTCTTGGGGCTTCATCTTTTTTTCTCACGCAGTCTATGGGGAAAGGCCATCAGGGCCGTAGCCTCCAACCGACAGGCCGCCTCCCTTGTGGGCATTCCGGTCTCCCTTATGATCGCGGGTTCCTTTGCCTTGGCCGGGGCTTTAGGGGCCGCGGCTGGTGTTCTCATAACCCCTATCACCACTGTTTCTTTTGATACCGGGGTAGTTATCGGGCTCAAGGGCTTTGCTGCCGCTGTTTTGGGAGGCTATGGCCACTTTGGCGGAGCTATCTTGGGGGGAATTGTTCTGGGGGTAAGCGAGACCATAGCCGCCGGCTTCATCTCCTCAGCCCTAAAAGACGCCATTGCCTTTGTTGTCCTTCTTCTGGTTCTCTTCTTTCGTCCTCAAGGGCTTCTGGGGGCGCTTCCTTCCGAGAGGGCCTAG
- a CDS encoding branched-chain amino acid ABC transporter permease — protein MDGNKNYLFLLIIGTLILTVPLFLKNPYYLNVLNIVALHTIIVVGLTLFIGYAGQISLGHGAFYGLGAYGAALLSLRGLNPWVSVLTGGLIAAITAIILGIKALRLRGHYLVMATLGFNLIVSLLIIELEELTGGLTGLPGIPPLCLDGSWCLDSDRRFYFFIWPLTMGAILVTLNLISSRFGRALRAIKASEIAAATSGIDVPRYKLITFVYSAALAGVAGGLYAHYLSFISPKTFDIFFSVEIVTMVLIGGAGNIWGALAGAGLLTPLPQVLHFFEDYKDLVYGLILMGILIFSPEGLIGFLRPRRQR, from the coding sequence ATGGATGGCAATAAGAATTATCTCTTTCTGCTTATAATCGGAACCCTCATTCTGACCGTACCTTTATTTTTAAAAAACCCTTACTACTTAAATGTCCTTAACATTGTCGCCCTTCACACCATCATCGTCGTCGGACTCACCCTCTTTATCGGCTATGCCGGCCAGATATCCCTTGGGCACGGGGCCTTCTACGGCCTGGGGGCCTACGGAGCGGCCTTGCTGTCTCTAAGGGGCCTTAACCCCTGGGTGTCGGTACTCACCGGCGGCCTTATTGCCGCCATAACCGCCATTATTTTAGGAATCAAGGCCCTCAGACTCCGAGGGCACTATCTGGTCATGGCCACCCTGGGCTTTAACCTTATTGTTAGCCTTCTGATAATTGAGCTAGAGGAGCTCACCGGTGGCCTAACCGGGCTCCCGGGTATTCCCCCCCTTTGTCTCGATGGCAGCTGGTGCCTTGATAGCGACCGCCGATTTTATTTCTTCATCTGGCCCCTGACCATGGGGGCCATACTGGTCACCCTCAACCTTATCTCCTCCCGCTTCGGACGAGCTCTGCGGGCTATTAAAGCCAGTGAAATAGCAGCCGCTACCTCGGGTATAGACGTTCCTCGCTACAAACTAATCACCTTTGTCTATAGTGCCGCCCTGGCAGGGGTGGCTGGCGGCCTTTATGCCCACTATCTTTCCTTCATAAGTCCCAAGACCTTCGATATCTTCTTCTCTGTCGAGATAGTCACCATGGTTCTTATCGGTGGGGCCGGCAATATCTGGGGAGCCTTGGCCGGAGCAGGCCTTCTTACCCCTTTGCCTCAGGTGCTCCATTTCTTTGAAGACTATAAAGACCTGGTCTATGGTCTTATCCTTATGGGGATTCTCATCTTTAGCCCTGAAGGTCTGATCGGTTTCCTGAGGCCTCGCCGGCAGCGTTAG
- a CDS encoding indolepyruvate oxidoreductase subunit beta, whose amino-acid sequence MKKIKILFVGVGGQGILLATRVLAEAALKDGVPVVASEVHGMAQRGGVVEANVLLGGYRSPLIAEGEADILVSFEPVEALRALNRCHEKSIIITSTSPLEPFTVKSGLASYPEIEPALSRIRDSFAKLVAYDAAALAREAGTAKAVNIALLGTLMATDMVPVSSQTVRETLARLVKAKFREANLKAFELGWQQWVAQR is encoded by the coding sequence ATGAAGAAGATCAAGATACTCTTTGTTGGTGTTGGCGGCCAGGGAATCCTTCTGGCCACCAGAGTCCTGGCCGAGGCGGCCCTAAAAGACGGAGTGCCCGTGGTGGCCAGTGAGGTCCATGGCATGGCTCAACGCGGCGGGGTGGTGGAGGCCAACGTCCTTCTGGGAGGCTATCGAAGCCCCCTTATTGCCGAAGGCGAGGCCGATATCCTGGTTTCTTTTGAACCAGTAGAGGCCCTCCGGGCCCTTAACCGCTGTCATGAAAAAAGCATCATCATTACCAGTACCAGCCCCCTGGAGCCCTTCACGGTAAAATCCGGGCTGGCCAGTTATCCGGAAATAGAGCCAGCCCTTTCCCGGATAAGGGACTCCTTTGCTAAGCTTGTAGCCTACGATGCTGCGGCCCTGGCCCGCGAGGCTGGCACGGCCAAGGCTGTAAATATTGCCCTTTTGGGCACCTTGATGGCTACGGATATGGTCCCTGTCTCCAGTCAGACAGTCAGGGAGACCCTAGCCCGCCTGGTCAAGGCAAAGTTCCGGGAGGCCAACCTTAAGGCCTTTGAGCTCGGCTGGCAACAATGGGTGGCCCAGAGATAG